The following proteins are encoded in a genomic region of Glycine max cultivar Williams 82 chromosome 18, Glycine_max_v4.0, whole genome shotgun sequence:
- the LOC100798301 gene encoding protein NRT1/ PTR FAMILY 5.6 has protein sequence MEQEMEKRNVVRIEENEEKWVHDASVDYKGRVPLRASTGVWKASLFVLTIELSERVSYFGIATNLISYLTKVMHEDLQTAAKSVNYWSGTTTLMPLVGGFVADAYTGRFYMILFSSFVYLMGLSLLTMSQFIPSLKPCNNGVCHRPRKVHEVVFFLALYCISFGTGGYKPCLESFGADQFDDDHLEERKKKMSFFNWWNFAMCFALLLGATVVVYVQDFVSWGVATLIVTILMTLTVIAFCMGKRFYRYRRTEGNPLTPILQVLIAAMRKRNLSCRSNPALLHEVPESERSQGRLLSHTNRLRFLDKAAIIEEKRIEQKYNPWRLATVTRVEETKLVLNIIPIWLTSLTVGVTVGQGQTLFVKQAAATNLKISHSFKIPPASMASVTAVGTLIAVPIYDRITVPIMRKFTGNERGISILRRISIGMALSVIVMVVAALVEGKRLRMATHEVLTVGETRHETMSVVWLIPQYLILGVGDSFSLVGLQEYFYSQVPDSMRSLGMALYLSVLGVGFFLSSFLIIIVDRVTGKTGNSWIGKDINSSRLDRFYWMLAVINALVLCVFLLVIKRYTYKAVQRRAIETDCCKSDGVEMVA, from the exons ATGGAGcaagaaatggaaaagagaaatgTAGTCAGaattgaagaaaatgaagagaaatgGGTGCATGATGCATCTGTGGATTATAAAGGCAGAGTTCCTCTCCGTGCTTCCACTGGTGTATGGAAAGCCTCCCTCTTTGTCCTCA CAATTGAACTTAGTGAAAGAGTAAGCTACTTTGGGATAGCCACTAATCTTATCTCGTACCTGACTAAAGTGATGCATGAAGACCTTCAAACAGCGGCCAAGAGTGTAAACTACTGGTCAGGAACAACAACCCTGATGCCTCTTGTTGGGGGATTTGTTGCTGATGCCTACACTGGCAGATTTTATATGATACTGTTTTCTTCATTTGTATACCTCATG GGATTAAGCCTGCTGACTATGTCTCAATTCATCCCAAGTTTAAAACCATGCAACAATGGGGTATGCCATCGGCCAAGGAAGGTTCATGAAGTGGTTTTCTTCCTTGCCCTTTACTGCATCTCCTTTGGTACTGGAGGATACAAACCATGCTTGGAAAGTTTTGGAGCTGATCAATTTGATGATGATCACTTggaagaaaggaagaagaaaatgtctttttttaattggtgGAATTTCGCTATGTGCTTTGCATTGCTGCTTGGTGCAACAGTGGTTGTTTATGTTCAAGACTTTGTTAGCTGGGGAGTTGCTACTCTTATTGTCACTATTCTTATGACTCTCACTGTCATAGCTTTCTGTATGGGAAAACGTTTTTACAGGTACAGGAGGACAGAAGGAAACCCTTTAACACCAATTTTACAGGTCTTAATTGCGGCAATGAGGAAAAGGAATCTATCTTGTCGTTCAAACCCTGCTTTGTTGCATGAGGTCCCAGAGTCAGAGAGGTCTCAAGGAAGGCTTCTGAGCCACACTAACAGGCTCAG GTTTCTTGACAAGGCTGCAATAATTGAAGAGAAACGTATCGAACAGAAGTACAATCCATGGAGATTAGCAACAGTGACAAGAGTGGAGGAAACAAAACTTGTTCTAAATATAATTCCCATATGGCTAACTTCATTAACAGTTGGAGTAACCGTGGGACAAGGACAGAcactctttgtcaaacaagcaGCCGCTACCAACTTAAAGATAAGCCACAGTTTCAAAATCCCACCAGCTTCCATGGCCTCTGTTACAGCAGTTGGTACCTTAATAGCTGTCCCAATATATGATAGGATTACTGTTCCAATTATGAGGAAATTCACTGGCAATGAAAGAGGCATCAGCATCCTTAGGAGGATCAGCATTGGCATGGCATTATCTGTCATAGTCATGGTTGTTGCTGCCTTAGTAGAAGGAAAGAGACTAAGAATGGCTACACATGAAGTCCTCACTGTAGGGGAAACTAGGCATGAGACTATGAGTGTGGTGTGGTTGATACCCCAATACTTGATTCTTGGCGTTGGAGATTCATTTTCTCTAGTTGGCTTGCAAGAGTATTTCTATAGCCAAGTTCCTGACTCGATGAGAAGCTTAGGAATGGCTTTGTATCTTAGTGTGCTTGGAGTAGGATTCTTCTTAAGCAGCTTTCTAATCATCATTGTGGACCGTGTCACGGGGAAAACTGGCAATAGTTGGATTGGGAAGGACATAAATTCAAGTCGTTTGGATAGGTTTTATTGGATGTTGGCTGTGATTAATGCTTTGGTTTTGTGTGTCTTTCTCTTGGTGATAAAAAGGTACACTTATAAGGCCGTTCAGAGAAGAGCTATTGAAACTGATTGTTGCAAGAGTGATGGGGTGGAGATGGTAGCTTGA